One Bartonella tribocorum CIP 105476 genomic window carries:
- the fabI gene encoding enoyl-ACP reductase FabI, whose translation MKSLMEGKRGLIMGIANDHSIAWGIACQLAQAGAELALTYQGEAFGKRVQPLADKLGCKLVLECDVEKIENVDDVFEKLEKEWKTIDFIVHAIGFSDKNQLKGRYVDVTTRENFQRTMVISAYSFTEIAQRAGKLMPHGGALLTLTYGASQQVVPNYNIMGVAKAALEAMVRYLAADFGPQNIRVNAISAGPVRTLAGNGIAAARAIFSHQRRNAPLRRTINIHEIGKSALYLLSDLSSGVTGEIHYVDSGYNIMSMPILEELKKTEDSQEG comes from the coding sequence ATGAAAAGTTTGATGGAGGGCAAACGTGGCCTTATTATGGGAATTGCGAATGACCATTCAATTGCTTGGGGCATTGCCTGTCAACTCGCACAAGCAGGAGCTGAATTAGCTTTAACTTATCAAGGAGAGGCTTTCGGAAAACGTGTTCAGCCGCTAGCAGATAAGCTTGGCTGCAAATTAGTTCTAGAGTGTGATGTTGAAAAAATTGAAAATGTTGACGACGTCTTTGAAAAACTAGAAAAAGAATGGAAAACGATTGATTTTATTGTCCATGCTATCGGTTTTTCAGATAAAAATCAGCTAAAAGGGCGTTACGTTGATGTTACAACGCGTGAAAACTTTCAACGTACAATGGTTATTTCAGCTTATTCCTTTACTGAAATTGCTCAACGCGCGGGGAAGCTTATGCCTCATGGAGGAGCACTTTTAACCCTTACTTATGGTGCTTCACAGCAAGTTGTCCCTAATTATAATATCATGGGGGTAGCTAAGGCTGCTTTAGAAGCTATGGTCCGTTATTTAGCAGCAGATTTTGGCCCACAAAATATCCGCGTCAATGCGATTTCAGCTGGTCCTGTTAGAACCTTAGCGGGTAATGGCATTGCAGCTGCACGTGCAATATTTTCACATCAACGCCGTAATGCCCCATTACGTCGTACCATAAATATTCATGAAATTGGAAAGTCCGCTCTTTATCTACTCTCTGATTTATCATCAGGCGTTACGGGTGAAATTCATTATGTTGATTCAGGCTATAACATCATGTCTATGCCAATACTTGAAGAACTGAAAAAAACTGAAGATTCCCAAGAAGGATAA
- the fabB gene encoding beta-ketoacyl-ACP synthase I, producing the protein MRRVVVTGMGIVSAIGNDPQAVLTSLREAKSGISYAPQYAELGFRSRVYGKPDINIEELVDRRALRFHGRGTAWNHIAMDQAIVDAGLEPHEVSNEHTGIIMGSGGASTQSIVEAADVTRQKGPKRVGPFVVPKAMSSTASATLATFFKIKGINYSISSACATSNHCIGNAYEMIQYGKQKRIFAGGCEDLDWTLSVLFDAMGAMSSRYNDIPHKASRAYDVNRDGFVIAGGAGVLVLEDLELAKARGAKIYGEIVGYGATSDGHDMVAPSGEGAERCMRMALATVNNKIDYINPHATATPVGDPPEIEAIRRIFGAGDQCPPISATKSLTGHSLGAAGVHEAIYTLLMMNHNFICESAHIEELDPAFADMPIVRERRDYQQLNTVLSNTFGFGGTNATLIFQRYV; encoded by the coding sequence ATGCGTCGAGTTGTTGTAACCGGAATGGGAATTGTCTCCGCGATTGGAAATGACCCTCAAGCCGTTTTAACCAGTTTACGTGAGGCAAAATCCGGAATTTCTTACGCACCTCAATATGCTGAATTAGGCTTTCGTAGCAGAGTTTACGGTAAACCTGATATTAATATAGAAGAACTCGTAGATCGACGCGCTCTACGTTTTCATGGACGTGGAACAGCTTGGAATCATATAGCCATGGATCAAGCGATTGTTGATGCTGGTCTAGAACCTCATGAAGTATCCAACGAACACACGGGGATTATTATGGGTTCTGGAGGTGCTTCAACGCAATCAATCGTAGAAGCTGCTGATGTTACACGCCAAAAAGGTCCAAAACGTGTTGGGCCTTTTGTTGTCCCTAAAGCGATGAGTTCTACAGCATCTGCTACATTAGCAACTTTCTTTAAAATAAAAGGGATCAACTATTCAATCTCTTCAGCTTGCGCTACCTCCAATCATTGTATTGGGAATGCTTATGAAATGATCCAATATGGTAAACAGAAGCGCATCTTTGCCGGTGGCTGCGAAGATTTGGATTGGACACTCTCTGTTTTATTTGATGCTATGGGCGCTATGTCTAGCAGATATAATGACATCCCTCACAAAGCTTCACGTGCCTATGATGTCAATCGTGATGGATTTGTTATTGCTGGAGGCGCTGGCGTTTTGGTCCTTGAAGATCTAGAACTTGCTAAAGCGCGTGGTGCAAAAATCTACGGAGAAATCGTTGGGTATGGTGCGACATCCGATGGACATGATATGGTCGCTCCATCAGGAGAGGGAGCAGAACGATGCATGCGCATGGCCCTTGCAACAGTCAATAATAAAATTGATTATATCAATCCCCATGCAACAGCAACACCTGTTGGTGATCCTCCTGAAATAGAAGCTATCCGACGTATTTTCGGAGCGGGTGATCAATGCCCGCCCATTTCTGCGACCAAATCTCTAACAGGACATTCCTTAGGAGCCGCAGGTGTTCACGAAGCAATCTATACATTGTTAATGATGAATCATAATTTTATTTGTGAAAGTGCTCATATTGAAGAACTTGATCCAGCTTTTGCTGATATGCCAATCGTTCGTGAACGACGTGATTATCAACAACTGAATACCGTATTGTCAAATACTTTTGGCTTTGGCGGTACCAATGCAACGCTTATTTTTCAACGCTATGTATAA
- the fabA gene encoding 3-hydroxyacyl-[acyl-carrier-protein] dehydratase FabA, whose amino-acid sequence MAEQKSRYTYEELLSCARGEMFGKGNAQLPAPPMLMIHRITQISETGGTYDKGMVRAEFDVTSDLWFFNCHFIGDPVMPGCLGLDGMWQLTGFFLGWLGEPGKGRAISTGEVKLSGMVTPQTKLLEYEIDFKRIRRGNLVLGIADGWLKADGETIYKANDLRVALFKED is encoded by the coding sequence ATGGCTGAACAAAAGTCTCGCTACACTTATGAAGAGCTTCTAAGCTGCGCTCGCGGCGAAATGTTTGGTAAGGGTAATGCGCAATTGCCAGCACCGCCAATGTTGATGATTCATCGAATCACTCAAATCAGTGAAACTGGTGGCACGTATGATAAAGGAATGGTTCGTGCCGAATTTGACGTTACATCAGACCTGTGGTTTTTTAATTGTCACTTTATAGGCGATCCCGTTATGCCAGGATGTCTCGGATTGGATGGTATGTGGCAATTAACAGGTTTTTTTCTTGGTTGGTTGGGCGAACCAGGAAAAGGAAGAGCGATATCAACAGGTGAAGTAAAGTTATCAGGTATGGTAACGCCACAAACCAAACTTCTTGAATATGAAATAGATTTTAAGCGCATTCGACGTGGAAATTTAGTCTTAGGAATCGCTGATGGATGGCTAAAAGCAGATGGAGAAACTATTTACAAGGCAAACGATTTGCGCGTTGCTTTATTCAAAGAAGATTGA
- the irrA gene encoding iron response transcriptional regulator IrrA: MSGSADNLDMNEEQQFTKECGEGAQYYSTSMLEKRLRENGLRPTRQRLELAHMIFSQGNRHITAEELYEEAVRAGVPVSLATVYNTLHQFTEAGLLRIIAVEGSKTWFDTNTSDHYHFYIEGENRIFDIPCDLEKASIIRNLPTPPEGMEISHVDLIVRLKQKSQSCDRD, translated from the coding sequence ATGTCAGGAAGTGCAGATAATTTAGATATGAATGAAGAGCAACAGTTCACAAAAGAATGTGGAGAAGGTGCGCAATATTATTCCACTTCTATGTTAGAAAAACGTTTGCGTGAAAATGGTTTGCGTCCAACACGTCAGCGATTAGAACTTGCGCATATGATTTTTTCTCAAGGAAACCGTCATATTACTGCTGAAGAGCTTTACGAGGAAGCGGTGAGGGCAGGTGTTCCTGTATCTCTAGCAACGGTTTATAATACGCTTCATCAATTTACGGAAGCAGGATTGTTACGGATTATTGCTGTAGAAGGTTCGAAAACTTGGTTTGATACCAATACCTCTGATCATTACCATTTTTATATAGAAGGCGAAAATCGTATTTTTGATATTCCATGTGATTTGGAAAAAGCTTCCATTATTAGAAATTTGCCTACACCACCAGAAGGTATGGAAATTTCACATGTTGATTTGATCGTTCGATTGAAACAAAAAAGTCAATCTTGTGATAGGGATTGA
- a CDS encoding SH3 domain-containing protein — protein sequence MQNSRLYHVLMLASCILIAKVIVLGSPRLLHAQTLNQNLGPSGLPLPRFASIKPTRVNVRVGPGSNYSIIFTYKKKGLPIEIIQEYDQWRKIRDAEGDEGWVYQSLLSGKRTAITIPWQKDKTKRLMLRKKPTDNAELLAEVEPNVIGNIHQCDGQWCEITLNNVHGWLHQSQLWGIYPDEKIKGW from the coding sequence GTGCAAAATTCTCGTTTGTATCACGTTTTAATGCTTGCATCATGTATCTTAATAGCAAAAGTCATCGTATTAGGTTCACCGCGTTTGTTGCACGCACAAACACTTAATCAAAATTTAGGTCCCAGTGGTTTACCACTTCCGCGATTTGCTTCGATTAAACCTACTCGTGTTAACGTACGCGTTGGGCCAGGAAGTAACTATTCTATCATTTTTACTTACAAAAAGAAGGGATTACCTATTGAAATCATCCAAGAATATGATCAATGGCGCAAAATTCGTGATGCAGAAGGTGATGAAGGGTGGGTGTATCAATCGCTTTTATCAGGAAAGCGAACTGCTATAACTATTCCATGGCAAAAAGATAAAACAAAAAGGCTAATGCTACGAAAAAAACCCACCGACAACGCAGAACTTTTGGCAGAAGTAGAGCCTAATGTCATTGGCAATATCCACCAATGCGATGGACAATGGTGCGAAATTACTCTTAATAACGTTCATGGATGGCTTCATCAATCTCAATTATGGGGGATTTATCCTGATGAAAAAATAAAAGGTTGGTGA
- the rpsU gene encoding 30S ribosomal protein S21: MQVLVRDNNVDQALRALKKKMQREGIFREMKMRSYYEKPSERRAREKAEAIRRTRKLARKRAQREGFVSNGRTIAVK; encoded by the coding sequence GTGCAAGTACTCGTTCGTGATAATAATGTTGATCAAGCGCTTCGCGCGTTGAAAAAAAAGATGCAGCGTGAAGGTATCTTCCGTGAAATGAAAATGCGTAGTTATTATGAAAAGCCATCTGAAAGGCGTGCTCGTGAAAAAGCTGAAGCTATTCGTCGTACACGTAAGCTTGCTCGTAAGCGTGCACAAAGAGAAGGTTTTGTTAGTAACGGACGAACTATTGCGGTAAAGTGA
- a CDS encoding formate--tetrahydrofolate ligase produces the protein MHKTDIEIAHTAKKQHITEIAQKIGIAHENLIPYGHDKAKISSSYIKSLNNNPDGKLILVTAINPTPAGEGKTTTTVGLSDALNLIGKKTIATLREPSLGPCFGVKGGAAGGGYAQVIPMDDLNLHFTGDFHAITAAHNLLAAMIDNHIYWGNPLNIDPRRIVWKRVLDMNDRALRDIVISLGGITNGFPRQTGFDITVASEIMALLCLSENLENLTQRLKKIIVAYRHDKTPVTVADLNAEGAMAVLLKDAIQPNLVQTIENNPVLVHGGPFANIAHGCNSVIATKTALKLADYVVTEAGFGADLGAEKFFNIKCRQTGIVPNATVIVATIRALKMNGGVDKNNLTEENITALEKGAANLVRHIKNMALYGIPCVVAINHFDSDSDAEIRTLQKIVATTGHKALICKHWEQGGKGAVALAQELVTLIEKQDSDFKVLYQDDIPLVQKINCIITKLYGGRGAIISATILKQLESWEKEGFGTYPICMAKTPYSFSADPKQYGAPVDFEIPVREVRLCAGAGFIVVICGDVMTMPGLPHYPAAEKIHLDENDQIQGLS, from the coding sequence ATGCATAAAACAGATATTGAAATTGCTCACACTGCTAAAAAGCAACATATTACTGAAATTGCACAGAAAATTGGTATCGCACATGAAAATCTCATTCCCTATGGTCATGATAAAGCTAAAATTTCTTCCTCCTACATAAAATCGCTCAATAACAATCCAGATGGTAAACTTATCCTTGTCACTGCTATCAATCCTACCCCTGCTGGAGAAGGAAAAACAACAACAACCGTTGGACTGAGTGATGCTCTTAATCTCATTGGCAAAAAAACAATAGCCACTTTGAGAGAGCCGTCTTTAGGCCCCTGTTTTGGTGTCAAAGGTGGTGCAGCTGGTGGTGGTTATGCGCAGGTTATCCCAATGGATGACCTTAATTTGCATTTTACCGGTGACTTTCATGCTATTACAGCAGCTCATAATCTTCTTGCCGCAATGATCGATAATCATATCTATTGGGGGAATCCCCTAAACATTGATCCACGTCGCATTGTTTGGAAGCGCGTTCTTGATATGAATGACCGTGCATTGCGCGATATCGTTATTTCATTGGGGGGCATAACAAATGGTTTTCCACGCCAAACAGGTTTTGATATTACTGTTGCATCAGAAATTATGGCACTTCTTTGTCTTTCTGAAAATTTAGAAAACCTTACACAAAGACTCAAAAAAATTATTGTTGCCTATCGTCATGATAAAACACCCGTAACAGTGGCTGATCTCAACGCAGAAGGCGCAATGGCCGTTCTTCTCAAAGACGCCATCCAACCCAACCTTGTACAAACAATTGAAAATAATCCTGTTCTCGTTCATGGAGGACCTTTTGCCAATATTGCTCATGGTTGCAACTCAGTTATAGCAACAAAAACCGCTTTAAAACTTGCTGATTATGTTGTCACAGAAGCAGGATTTGGAGCCGATCTTGGAGCAGAAAAGTTTTTCAACATCAAATGTCGGCAAACCGGTATTGTCCCAAATGCAACAGTGATTGTCGCAACGATTCGTGCATTAAAAATGAATGGTGGTGTGGATAAAAATAACCTGACAGAAGAAAATATCACCGCTTTAGAAAAGGGAGCAGCTAATCTTGTACGACACATCAAAAATATGGCGCTCTACGGTATTCCTTGTGTTGTAGCGATTAATCATTTTGACAGCGATAGCGATGCTGAAATAAGAACATTACAAAAAATAGTTGCAACAACTGGACATAAAGCACTTATCTGTAAACATTGGGAACAAGGTGGAAAAGGTGCAGTAGCACTTGCACAAGAACTCGTTACCTTAATTGAAAAGCAAGATTCCGACTTTAAAGTTCTCTATCAAGATGATATCCCCCTCGTTCAAAAAATTAATTGTATTATAACAAAGTTATACGGTGGGCGTGGCGCCATCATCTCTGCGACTATTCTTAAACAACTTGAATCTTGGGAAAAAGAAGGGTTTGGCACTTACCCTATTTGTATGGCAAAAACACCTTATTCTTTTTCTGCTGATCCCAAGCAATATGGTGCTCCTGTTGATTTTGAAATTCCTGTACGAGAAGTTCGTCTCTGTGCGGGAGCCGGCTTTATTGTTGTCATTTGTGGAGATGTTATGACCATGCCGGGCTTACCGCATTATCCTGCCGCTGAAAAAATTCATCTTGACGAAAATGATCAAATACAAGGACTTTCATAA
- a CDS encoding efflux RND transporter periplasmic adaptor subunit: MALLKKIFPLVFLIVVLTVTYWAGKQSAEKTISMVDKTSISYQASKGAMGKPATKVVVDRVKIQDLYEHLNVLGSGKALAEVDLTPLSSGVIDKLFVSAGTKVQVGDVIAKLDSKKEEIAAAKAKVQRDNNALTLSRILKLRASNTATEVQEITARLELDNANLVLRNAELDLDRRTILAPIPGVVGILPVDAGNNVTLNTIIGRIENRERILVDIWAPERYVSRIHKGDEVTATLTAQPDKSFVGHIYAIDNVVDPESRTLHAQVEINNEKDTLMSGMSFSVALQFHGGSFPVVNPLAIQWNSKGSFVWRVREGKVESIPVSIIQHKADQVFVKAPLENGDQVVIQGVQMLYPGSKVIIDNPKPHQQQLSAVYGADIQ; the protein is encoded by the coding sequence ATGGCGTTATTAAAAAAGATCTTTCCATTGGTGTTTTTAATTGTCGTTTTAACGGTTACTTATTGGGCTGGAAAACAGAGTGCAGAAAAAACCATTTCTATGGTGGATAAAACAAGTATATCGTATCAAGCTTCAAAGGGAGCAATGGGAAAACCTGCGACGAAAGTTGTCGTTGACCGTGTGAAGATTCAAGATCTTTATGAACACCTTAACGTTCTTGGGAGTGGAAAAGCACTTGCTGAAGTAGATTTAACCCCTTTATCATCAGGTGTTATTGATAAGCTTTTTGTGTCTGCTGGTACAAAAGTACAAGTGGGGGATGTGATTGCAAAGCTTGATTCTAAAAAGGAAGAAATAGCGGCTGCAAAAGCAAAAGTACAACGTGATAATAATGCGTTAACGCTTTCACGCATTCTTAAATTACGTGCCAGCAATACAGCAACGGAAGTTCAAGAAATTACAGCACGTTTAGAGTTGGATAACGCAAATTTGGTTTTGCGTAACGCTGAGCTAGATCTCGACCGGCGAACAATTCTTGCACCGATTCCTGGAGTTGTTGGTATTTTACCTGTTGATGCGGGGAATAACGTGACCCTTAATACTATAATAGGCCGTATTGAGAATAGAGAACGTATTTTGGTCGATATATGGGCCCCTGAACGCTATGTATCACGCATCCATAAAGGAGATGAGGTAACGGCAACATTAACCGCGCAGCCAGATAAATCTTTTGTTGGTCATATTTACGCGATTGATAATGTTGTTGACCCAGAAAGTCGCACACTTCATGCTCAGGTTGAAATCAATAATGAAAAAGATACGCTCATGTCTGGTATGTCCTTTTCTGTTGCTTTGCAATTCCATGGTGGTTCTTTCCCTGTCGTTAATCCTCTTGCGATTCAATGGAACAGTAAAGGGTCATTCGTTTGGCGTGTGAGAGAAGGAAAAGTAGAGTCTATTCCCGTATCGATTATTCAGCATAAAGCAGATCAGGTTTTCGTGAAAGCCCCTCTAGAAAATGGTGATCAAGTTGTTATTCAAGGGGTGCAAATGCTTTACCCAGGAAGTAAAGTAATTATTGATAATCCAAAGCCCCATCAACAGCAATTATCAGCAGTTTATGGAGCGGATATACAATGA
- a CDS encoding efflux RND transporter permease subunit, with amino-acid sequence MSQALSTKQPMSQAEKGGLIALFIRRPVFTFVLNAIIIIAGFAAWLNVDVRELPDVDTPVTTIVTMFSGASAETIDREVTKVIEDAVSRVSGVKTISSTSAFGRSRVQINFNVGVDLNVAASDIRDALSRIAYSLPKNADVPLIIKADSNAAAMMYLVVTSPIMSIDDLTTVVDDQIVDAISAVDGVGDVQVDSARTKIFQIDIDQAKLASYGLTVADISRVLADMTTDVPVGSLRNSKQTLVVRATARLTTPESFEQVVLKPHVHLGDVAHVTLSPDLETVILRINGKTGIGLGIVRKAQSNTLNISAGVRAVVDNLKSVIPSSVNIDVISDDAIFIKSALHEVEVALVISILSVILVIFLFLRDIRVTLIPAVSLPVALIGTIAAIYLVGFSLNILTFLGLVLATGLVVDDAIVVLENIVRWRNMGLGSRAAAVLGTREVFFAVVATTLTLVAVFVPISFLPGQVGGLFREFGFVLAISILLSSIVALTLCPMLASRFLKEPIEEEEEKAHHHFTFLYKLGSLFHKAYTYSLHKCLGKPWAVFFASLIFAALCVGGYTKLQQELTPAEDRALIFLVINGPQGISTQYLNEQVEQIEESLQPLRDAGEISNSYSIAGIGGSPNTAFLVLLLSSWDKRLRSQQEIVKDVNAKVRQFPAVFVFAAQGNSLGVRGTGQGLQFAILGNDYATLQPIADKLVRALQADPRFIRPRLTVDATQPQFFIEINRKKASDLGIDITNLGDTLQAMLDGKKVGSINVDDHSYDVKLISRKNSMKSPSDLENIFLKTKDNRYVPLSVIARLHEKAIAPQLKREKRMSAIILSANLAPGITLGDAYQTVQKIASPLLSKGTYVVPLGEAETLNETSSSFMIVFGIAFVIILLVLAAQFESFISGFIIMATVPLGIGCAVIAMLLSGVSLNIYSQIGLILLIGVMAKNGILIVEFADQLRDQGRSVREAVEEAANIRLRPVCMTMICAILGGIPLVLAKGAGAEARIALGWVIVGGLGLATIFTLYVTPVVYLFLGRFIRSKVEEDLRLTKELNQVK; translated from the coding sequence ATGAGCCAAGCATTGAGCACAAAGCAGCCAATGTCGCAGGCGGAGAAAGGTGGTCTCATTGCCTTATTTATTCGCAGACCGGTTTTTACTTTTGTTTTAAATGCCATAATCATCATTGCAGGGTTTGCAGCATGGTTAAATGTTGATGTGAGAGAATTACCCGATGTTGATACGCCAGTAACAACAATTGTGACGATGTTTTCTGGTGCATCAGCGGAAACAATTGATCGTGAAGTGACAAAAGTTATAGAAGATGCTGTTTCTCGTGTGTCAGGTGTTAAGACGATTTCTTCAACATCTGCTTTTGGACGCTCCCGTGTGCAGATTAATTTTAATGTCGGTGTTGATTTGAATGTTGCGGCATCTGACATCCGTGATGCTCTGTCTCGCATTGCTTATTCTTTACCCAAAAATGCTGATGTTCCTTTGATCATTAAAGCAGATTCGAATGCTGCTGCCATGATGTATTTGGTTGTAACGTCACCAATAATGAGTATTGATGATTTAACAACAGTTGTAGACGATCAGATTGTGGATGCAATTTCTGCTGTTGATGGTGTTGGTGATGTTCAGGTCGATAGTGCTCGCACAAAGATTTTTCAGATTGATATCGATCAAGCAAAACTTGCAAGTTATGGATTAACTGTCGCAGATATTTCACGTGTTCTTGCTGATATGACAACGGATGTGCCAGTAGGATCGTTACGCAATTCTAAGCAAACTTTAGTTGTCCGTGCTACTGCACGTTTAACAACACCAGAATCTTTTGAACAAGTTGTTTTAAAGCCTCATGTTCATCTTGGTGATGTTGCACACGTTACTTTATCACCTGATTTAGAAACGGTTATTCTTCGTATCAACGGAAAGACAGGGATTGGATTAGGGATTGTGCGTAAAGCACAATCCAACACCCTTAATATTTCTGCAGGCGTGAGAGCCGTTGTTGATAATCTCAAAAGTGTCATCCCTTCTTCTGTAAATATAGACGTTATTAGTGACGATGCAATTTTTATTAAAAGCGCTCTTCATGAGGTTGAGGTTGCGTTGGTCATTTCTATTTTGAGCGTTATCTTGGTTATTTTTCTTTTTCTCAGAGACATTCGTGTCACGCTGATACCTGCCGTATCTCTTCCAGTCGCTTTGATTGGTACCATTGCAGCGATTTATCTTGTAGGGTTTTCATTGAATATTCTCACATTTTTAGGACTTGTTTTAGCAACAGGGCTTGTTGTTGATGATGCCATTGTTGTTCTGGAAAATATTGTTCGGTGGCGCAATATGGGGTTAGGTTCCAGAGCTGCTGCGGTGTTAGGAACCCGTGAAGTATTTTTTGCTGTTGTCGCAACAACTTTGACTTTAGTGGCTGTGTTTGTCCCTATCTCCTTTCTTCCTGGACAAGTTGGAGGACTTTTTAGAGAATTTGGTTTTGTTTTGGCAATTTCTATTTTGCTTTCTTCAATCGTTGCCTTAACGCTTTGTCCTATGTTGGCTTCCCGTTTTCTCAAAGAACCTATTGAGGAGGAAGAAGAAAAAGCCCATCATCATTTTACTTTTTTATATAAATTGGGTTCTTTGTTTCATAAAGCCTATACGTACAGTTTGCATAAGTGTTTAGGAAAGCCTTGGGCTGTTTTTTTTGCTTCACTTATTTTTGCAGCTCTTTGCGTTGGAGGCTATACGAAGTTGCAACAAGAATTAACGCCAGCAGAAGACAGAGCCCTTATCTTTTTGGTCATTAATGGACCACAAGGTATTTCAACACAATATTTGAACGAGCAGGTAGAGCAAATTGAAGAGAGTTTACAGCCATTACGTGATGCGGGTGAGATTTCTAATAGTTACTCTATCGCGGGTATTGGCGGTTCACCCAATACTGCTTTTTTGGTTTTATTGCTTTCATCTTGGGATAAACGTTTACGCAGTCAGCAAGAAATCGTGAAAGATGTTAATGCAAAGGTTAGGCAGTTTCCGGCAGTTTTTGTGTTTGCTGCCCAGGGAAATTCTTTAGGTGTAAGAGGAACGGGGCAAGGGTTACAATTTGCAATTCTTGGCAATGATTATGCAACACTACAACCCATTGCTGATAAGTTGGTGCGTGCTTTACAAGCTGATCCACGTTTTATTCGCCCACGTCTTACTGTTGATGCTACACAACCGCAATTTTTTATTGAAATCAATCGAAAAAAAGCCTCCGATTTAGGGATTGATATCACCAACTTGGGCGATACATTACAAGCAATGTTGGATGGTAAAAAGGTTGGTTCCATTAACGTGGATGATCATTCTTACGATGTTAAATTGATATCGCGTAAAAATTCCATGAAAAGTCCTAGTGATTTAGAAAATATTTTTTTAAAGACTAAAGACAATCGATATGTTCCTTTATCGGTGATTGCGCGTTTACACGAAAAAGCTATCGCCCCCCAATTAAAACGGGAAAAGCGCATGAGCGCTATCATTTTAAGCGCAAATCTTGCTCCAGGTATTACTTTAGGGGATGCTTACCAAACTGTACAAAAAATTGCATCCCCTTTGTTATCGAAAGGAACCTATGTAGTTCCCTTAGGGGAAGCTGAAACACTTAATGAAACATCTTCCAGTTTTATGATTGTTTTTGGCATTGCCTTTGTGATTATTTTATTGGTTTTAGCGGCCCAGTTTGAAAGCTTTATTTCAGGATTCATCATCATGGCCACTGTTCCATTAGGGATTGGTTGTGCTGTAATTGCTATGCTCTTAAGTGGTGTGAGTCTTAATATTTACAGTCAAATTGGTTTAATTCTGTTAATTGGCGTTATGGCAAAAAATGGTATTCTGATTGTAGAATTTGCAGATCAATTACGTGATCAGGGAAGAAGTGTGCGTGAAGCTGTAGAAGAAGCAGCAAATATTCGCCTTCGTCCAGTTTGCATGACAATGATTTGTGCTATTTTAGGAGGCATCCCTTTGGTTTTAGCCAAAGGTGCTGGTGCAGAAGCGCGTATAGCTTTAGGTTGGGTTATCGTTGGTGGTTTAGGTTTAGCAACTATTTTTACGCTTTACGTTACACCGGTTGTTTATCTTTTTTTGGGGCGTTTTATAAGATCAAAAGTAGAAGAAGATTTGCGCTTAACAAAAGAACTCAATCAAGTTAAATGA